The Cydia pomonella isolate Wapato2018A chromosome 20, ilCydPomo1, whole genome shotgun sequence genome contains a region encoding:
- the LOC133528834 gene encoding luciferin 4-monooxygenase-like — protein MKINPENTMNGDLMDNHYNLGHYFMDYMTRFPEDCIWQIDAGTGQSESKLSVKSRSIRLARCLRNAGLRPGDVAVVCGRNHLDVHIPFYAAFMNGLPLAGIDPIYRYEEIKVNFKTTQPRIVFCEVENFGDVKRAVNDLGLDTKLVTFGDGDHSLAKFLEMYDDHEPEHNFKVASFDTDKVFAWLISTSGTSGLPKVAAIKHPAVIKGLRLYEMLKGKEIQPALNLSSVQWISSYLASLAMITANHIKVQSSSPITIEHAIDIINKYRPVVSTGSPVLFTGIVRHPKSCDLTSFNCIILTGSSVKLQILQLLNSRMHPKAEVWNLYAQTECVGPIFLPCPHGPAGNVGKELPVVKVQLVDTATGEVITKPNQTGELWSKGPRFAEYYNNPEATAEAFTADGWYKTGDLLYRDGDGYYFYVDRMSSAFKVRGYFVMPMEVENVIHTHPDVIEACVVGVPHAEDGKRALAVVQRRVGAAVTEQQIKDLVASKLSDSKHLHGGVIFVESFPRTVTGKLKRTKVLDMVLNGQNMRDMEIPSVGNTKKLISTFQQLCSYENNSKSDVPRVKVP, from the exons ATCGACGCTGGTACAGGCCAGTCAGAATCGAAGTTGTCTGTAAAGAGCCGGTCGATACGATTGGCGAGATGCCTCCGTAACGCGGGCCTGCGGCCGGGCGACGTGGCCGTCGTATGCGGCAGGAACCATCTGGACGTCCACATTCCATTCTATGCAGCATTTATGAACGGGCTGCCGTTGGCTGGAATTGATCCTATTTACAGATACG AAGAAATCAAAGTTAATTTTAAGACGACGCAACCAAGAATAGTCTTCTGTGAAGTGGAAAATTTCGGCGACGTAAAGAGAGCCGTGAATGATCTCGGACTTGATACGAAGCTGGTGACATTTGGTGACGGTGATCACTCGTTAGCAAAGTTCTTGGAGATGTACGATGACCATGAGCCGGAACACAATTTCAA AGTGGCGAGCTTCGATACGGACAAGGTGTTCGCTTGGCTCATCAGTACGAGCGGAACCTCGGGACTGCCCAAGGTGGCAGCCATCAAGCACCCTGCCGTCATCAAGGGACTTCGGCTATACGAGATGCTCAAAGGAAA AGAAATTCAACCAGCTCTGAACTTGTCAAGTGTGCAGTGGATATCCTCGTACCTAGCTTCTCTGGCCATGATCACCGCCAACCACATCAAGGTGCAATCTTCGTCCCCCATCACCATCGAGCACGCCATTGACATCATCAATAAATACAGG CCTGTTGTAAGCACCGGGAGTCCAGTTCTGTTTACTGGCATCGTCAGGCATCCAAAATCTTGTGACTTGACTAGCTTCAACTGCATCATCCTTACTGGTTCTTCCGTGAAGTTGCAGATTCTCCAACTACTCAAT TCAAGAATGCATCCAAAAGCTGAGGTATGGAATCTGTACGCTCAGACGGAGTGCGTAGGACCTATATTCCTCCCTTGCCCACACGGCCCTGCAGGGAATGTGGGGAAAGAATTACCAGTAGTAAAAGTAcag TTGGTCGACACTGCGACTGGCGAAGTCATCACGAAGCCAAACCAGACCGGAGAGCTCTGGTCGAAGGGACCAAGATTtgca GAGTACTACAATAACCCTGAAGCAACTGCGGAGGCGTTCACAGCTGACGGCTGGTACAAGACCGGAGACCTGCTGTACAGAGACGGAGACGGTTACTACTTCTACGTGGATCGTATGTCCAGTGCCTTCAAAGTTAGAGGTTACTTT GTAATGCCCATGGAAGTTGAGAATGTGATCCATACGCATCCCGATGTGATAGAGGCGTGTGTGGTCGGCGTGCCGCACGCCGAGGACGGCAAGCGCGCCCTCGCCGTCGTGCAGCGCCGAGTCGGCGCCGCCGTCACTGAGCAACAGATCAAGGACCTCGTTGCCA GTAAACTCTCAGACAGCAAACATCTTCATGGCGGAGTCATTTTCGTAGAAAGTTTCCCGAGAACAGTCACCGGCAAATTGAAGAGAACCAAAGTTCTCGATATGGTCTTAAATGGGCAGAATATGCGTGATATGGAGATTCCCAGCGTCGGCAACACGAAAAAATTGATAAGTACCTTTCAACAACTATGCAGCTACGAAAACAACTCCAAATCTGATGTTCCACGTGTAAAAGTACCTTAA
- the LOC133529307 gene encoding luciferin 4-monooxygenase-like, with amino-acid sequence MKINPENTMNGDLMDNHYNLGHFFMDFMTKFPEDCVWQIDAGTGKTESKLSVKSRSIRLARCLRNAGLRPGDVAVVCGRNHLDVHIPFYAAFMNGLPLAGIDPINRYGKLYEIKFHFKTTKPRIVFCEVENFGDIERVVKDLELDTKLVTFGDGDHSLEKFLEIYDDHEPEHTFKSFIFRVASFDTDKVFAWLISTSGTSGLPKVAAFKHPDVIKGIRIYELLKGKEIQPALNLSSVQWISSYLASLAMITANHTKVQSSSPITIEHAIDIINKYRPVVSTGSPLLFSGITRHPKFCDLTSFNCIVLTGSTLKPQILQLLESRMHPKAEVWNLYAQTECVGPIFLPCPHGPAGNVGKELPVVKVQLVDTATGEVITKPNQTGELWSKGPRFAEYYNNPEATAEAFTADGWYKTGDLLYRDENGYYFYVDRMSSAFKVRRYFVMPMEVENVIHTHPDVIEACVVGVPHPEDGKRAVAVVQRRVDAAVTEQQIKDLVASKLSDSKHLHGGVIFVDSFPRTVTGKLKRTKILDMVLNEQNMRDMEIPSVGNTKKLISTFQQLHSYENNSKSDVPRVPYGHRRLRYY; translated from the exons ATGAAAATTAATCCGGAAAATACGATGAATGGTGACTTGATGGACAATCACTACAATCTTGGACACTTTTTTATGGACTTCATGACCAAGTTCCCTGAAGACTGTGTTTGGCAG aTCGACGCTGGTACAGGCAAGACAGAATCGAAGTTGTCTGTAAAGAGCCGGTCGATACGATTGGCGAGATGCCTCCGTAACGCGGGCCTGCGGCCGGGCGACGTGGCCGTCGTGTGCGGCAGGAACCATCTGGACGTCCACATCCCCTTCTATGCAGCATTTATGAACGGGCTACCATTGGCTGGAATTGATCCTATTAACAGATACGGTAAGCTGT ACGAAATCAAATTTCATTTTAAGACGACGAAACCAAGAATAGTCTTCTGTGAAGTGGAAAATTTCGGCGACATAGAGAGAGTCGTGAAAGATCTCGAACTTGATACGAAGCTGGTGACATTTGGTGACGGTGATCACTCGTTAGAAAAGTTCTTGGAGATATACGATGACCATGAACCGGAACACACATTCAA ATCATTCATTTTCAGAGTGGCGAGCTTCGATACGGACAAGGTGTTCGCTTGGCTCATCAGTACGAGCGGAACCTCGGGACTGCCCAAGGTTGCAGCCTTCAAGCACCCTGACGTCATCAAGGGAATTCGAATATACGAATTGCTCAAAGGAAA AGAAATTCAACCAGCTCTGAACTTGTCAAGTGTGCAGTGGATATCCTCGTACCTAGCGTCTCTCGCCATGATCACCGCCAACCACACCAAGGTGCAATCTTCGTCCCCCATCACCATCGAGCACGCTATTGACATCATCAACAAATACAGG CCTGTTGTAAGCACCGGGAGTCCACTTCTGTTTTCTGGCATCACCAGGCATCCAAAGTTTTGTGACTTGACTAGCTTCAACTGCATCGTCCTTACCGGTTCTACCTTGAAGCCACAGATTCTCCAACTACTCGAA TCAAGAATGCATCCAAAAGCTGAGGTGTGGAATCTGTACGCTCAGACGGAGTGCGTAGGACCTATATTCCTCCCTTGCCCACACGGCCCTGCAGGGAATGTGGGGAAAGAATTACCAGTAGTAAAAGTacag TTGGTCGACACTGCGACTGGCGAAGTCATCACGAAGCCAAACCAGACGGGAGAGCTCTGGTCGAAGGGACCAAGATTTGCA GAGTACTACAATAACCCTGAGGCAACAGCTGAGGCGTTCACAGCTGACGGCTGGTACAAGACCGGAGACCTGCTGTATAGAGATGAAAATGGTTACTACTTCTACGTGGATCGTATGTCCAGTGCCTTCAAAGTTAGACGTTACTTT GTAATGCCCATGGAAGTTGAGAATGTGATCCATACGCATCCCGATGTGATAGAGGCGTGTGTGGTCGGCGTGCCGCACCCCGAGGACGGCAAGCGCGCCGTCGCCGTCGTGCAGCGCCGAGTCGACGCCGCCGTCACTGAGCAACAGATCAAGGACCTCGTTGCCA GTAAACTCTCAGACAGCAAACATCTTCATGGCGGAGTCATTTTCGTAGATAGTTTCCCGAGAACAGTCACCGGCAAATTGAAGAGAACCAAAATTCTCGATATGGTCTTAAATGAGCAGAATATGCGTGATATGGAGATTCCCAGCGTCGGCAACACGAAAAAATTGATAAGTACCTTTCAACAACTACACAGCTACGAAAACAACTCCAAATCTGACGTTCCTCGAGTACCTTATGGCCATCGGCGCTTACGCTATTATTAA